One part of the Sphingobacterium sp. LZ7M1 genome encodes these proteins:
- a CDS encoding restriction endonuclease subunit S gives MNKKFKLSDIVNIRSGMVVPKTVNNDEKQLTDAYVRMVGTSDYDDDGNLRKDLEANVLIKPAIEKNFLQYNEVLFNAKGRRFFATLFRNEYSFTIASASFLVLTIQNDLILPEFLVWYLNHPETLKVFASKMTTQNIPSVTKQELGDLEIIIPNLDTQKQIIKLDFLKKEQVVIQKELITLKENLINTVTYKKLQNEY, from the coding sequence ATGAACAAAAAGTTTAAATTATCAGATATTGTTAATATAAGGTCGGGAATGGTGGTTCCTAAAACCGTTAACAATGATGAAAAGCAACTGACCGATGCCTATGTTAGAATGGTTGGAACTTCTGATTATGATGATGACGGGAATTTAAGAAAGGATCTTGAAGCTAACGTTTTGATAAAGCCGGCTATCGAAAAAAATTTTTTACAATATAACGAGGTTTTGTTCAATGCCAAAGGAAGACGCTTTTTTGCCACCTTATTCCGCAATGAATATTCATTTACTATTGCCAGTGCTTCTTTTCTGGTTTTAACTATTCAGAATGATCTTATTCTGCCTGAATTCTTGGTTTGGTATCTGAATCATCCTGAAACATTAAAAGTATTTGCTTCTAAAATGACGACCCAAAATATTCCCTCGGTCACAAAACAAGAATTAGGAGACTTGGAAATTATTATTCCTAATTTAGACACACAAAAGCAGATTATAAAATTAGATTTCTTAAAAAAAGAACAAGTTGTTATTCAAAAGGAGTTAATCACTCTTAAAGAAAATTTAATCAATACAGTAACTTATAAAAAACTACAAAATGAGTACTAA
- a CDS encoding type I restriction-modification system subunit M, whose amino-acid sequence MSTKVSQKDINNTVWKACDTFRGTIDPSQYKDYILTMLFLKYVTDVYNEKKEEYAKKYEGNEERVKRALERERFIVPEESSFYFLYENRNNPKIGEMINHALAELEEANREKLGGHDGSNIFRNIDFNSSNLGDAKGKITRLRNLLNDFYSLNLSSSHLENNDVIGGAYEFLIANFASDSGKKAGEFFTPAEVSTLLAKLTKSKPGSRIYDPTCGSGSLLIKAGRQVGDNNFSLYGQEANGSTWALAVMNMYLHGYDSAVIRWGDTLRNPKHKEGDALMLFDTVVANPPFSLDKWGADDLASDSYNRFWRGLPPKSKGDWAFISHMIESLNNTGKAGVVVPHGVLFRGAAEGKIRTKTIEEDLIEAVIGLPSNLFFGTSIPAAILIFNKQKVNKEKVLFIDASKDFVPGKNQNSLGEKHIQHITDIFTQFHDQAMETGIVEERFAYIASFEEVKENDFNLNIPRYVDTFEPEPEIDIQAVMQEIKSLEAKRDELDKEIGGYLKELGIDF is encoded by the coding sequence ATGAGTACTAAAGTAAGTCAAAAAGATATAAACAATACCGTATGGAAAGCTTGTGACACATTTCGTGGTACAATCGACCCTTCTCAATATAAAGATTACATACTCACCATGTTATTTCTAAAGTATGTAACCGATGTGTACAATGAGAAAAAAGAAGAATATGCCAAAAAATATGAAGGAAACGAAGAGCGTGTAAAAAGAGCATTGGAGCGAGAGCGTTTTATAGTCCCTGAAGAATCAAGCTTTTATTTTTTATATGAAAACCGTAACAATCCAAAGATTGGGGAAATGATCAATCATGCTTTAGCGGAATTGGAGGAAGCAAACAGAGAAAAATTAGGCGGTCACGATGGATCTAATATTTTTAGAAATATTGATTTTAACAGTTCTAATTTGGGAGATGCAAAAGGCAAAATAACCAGATTACGTAATCTATTGAACGATTTTTATTCTTTAAACCTTTCTTCTTCTCATTTAGAGAATAACGATGTCATTGGAGGAGCCTATGAATTTTTGATTGCTAATTTCGCATCTGATTCAGGGAAAAAAGCAGGAGAATTCTTTACTCCAGCGGAGGTTTCTACATTATTGGCTAAGTTAACCAAATCTAAACCAGGTTCACGTATTTATGATCCTACTTGTGGTTCAGGCTCTCTTTTAATCAAAGCAGGACGCCAGGTGGGTGATAATAACTTTTCGCTATATGGTCAAGAAGCAAATGGTAGTACTTGGGCATTGGCTGTAATGAATATGTATCTGCATGGCTATGATAGTGCTGTGATACGTTGGGGAGATACGTTGAGAAATCCAAAGCACAAGGAAGGAGATGCTTTAATGTTATTCGATACGGTAGTAGCCAATCCTCCTTTTTCATTGGACAAATGGGGAGCCGATGATTTGGCAAGCGACTCTTACAATCGTTTCTGGAGAGGTTTGCCACCAAAATCTAAAGGAGATTGGGCTTTTATTTCACATATGATAGAATCATTGAATAATACTGGTAAAGCAGGTGTAGTTGTACCACATGGTGTATTATTCAGAGGAGCTGCTGAAGGAAAAATCAGAACTAAGACCATTGAAGAAGATTTGATTGAAGCAGTGATAGGCTTACCTTCCAATTTGTTTTTTGGCACAAGTATTCCGGCTGCTATTCTTATTTTCAACAAGCAAAAAGTAAACAAAGAGAAAGTACTGTTTATTGATGCCAGCAAAGATTTTGTACCGGGGAAAAATCAAAACTCCTTAGGGGAAAAACACATTCAGCATATTACAGATATTTTTACGCAGTTTCATGATCAGGCAATGGAAACAGGAATTGTTGAAGAAAGATTCGCTTATATAGCCAGTTTTGAAGAAGTAAAGGAGAATGATTTCAACCTCAACATTCCTCGTTATGTTGATACTTTTGAACCAGAACCCGAAATCGACATTCAGGCAGTGATGCAGGAAATCAAATCTTTGGAAGCAAAACGAGATGAGTTGGATAAGGAAATCGGTGGATACTTGAAAGAGCTGGGTATTGATTTTTAA
- a CDS encoding restriction endonuclease subunit S: protein MENKKLKVGNVPHLRFPGFEGEWETKKLGEIMDFKVTNSFSRDNLNYENGFVKNIHYGDIHTKYQTLFDIANEVTPYINNEINIHRISEENYCQEGDVIFADASEDLKDVGKSIEVINLNGEKLLSGLHTLLARPQKNIFYLGFNGYLFKSNSVRTQIQKESQGTKVLSISTGRISKIKLSFPNLKEQQKIASFFSLIDQRIATQNKIIEELKLLKNTLSKKLFSGQLKFKDEFGNNFPEWESKELSEVMSVPEKIKSRNIDKSRLLTVKLHLKGVSQNDNTNTLSLGATNYFIRKKGQFIYGKQNLFNGAFGIIPDEFDGFLSSGDVPALDINHSKINTAYLLYFLGRADFYKRLEDLATGSGSKRIHETTLLGVKIDFPTIEEQHKIANFLLSIDGKIEIETNILQKLERQKTYFLANLFI, encoded by the coding sequence ATGGAAAATAAAAAATTAAAAGTAGGTAACGTTCCCCATTTGAGATTTCCGGGGTTTGAAGGGGAATGGGAAACGAAGAAGTTGGGGGAGATTATGGATTTCAAAGTAACCAACTCATTTTCTCGTGATAACCTAAATTATGAAAATGGATTTGTGAAAAATATCCATTATGGTGATATTCACACTAAATATCAAACATTGTTTGATATTGCTAATGAAGTTACTCCATATATAAATAATGAAATAAACATCCACAGAATTTCAGAAGAAAATTATTGTCAAGAGGGAGATGTCATTTTTGCAGATGCTTCCGAAGATTTAAAAGATGTAGGAAAAAGTATTGAAGTTATCAATCTAAATGGAGAAAAACTTCTGTCTGGTTTGCATACTTTGTTAGCAAGACCTCAAAAGAACATTTTTTATTTAGGTTTTAATGGTTATTTATTCAAGTCTAATTCAGTACGAACTCAAATACAGAAAGAGTCACAGGGGACAAAGGTTTTAAGTATTAGTACAGGACGTATTTCAAAAATAAAATTGTCATTCCCAAATCTCAAAGAACAGCAAAAAATCGCCTCATTCTTTTCTCTAATAGATCAAAGGATTGCAACCCAAAACAAAATAATTGAGGAACTGAAGTTATTAAAGAATACGCTTAGTAAGAAGTTATTCTCTGGTCAATTGAAGTTTAAAGATGAGTTCGGAAATAATTTTCCTGAGTGGGAGTCGAAAGAATTATCAGAAGTTATGTCTGTTCCAGAAAAAATAAAATCAAGAAATATTGACAAAAGTAGATTACTTACTGTAAAACTTCATTTAAAAGGTGTTTCTCAAAATGATAATACAAATACTTTATCATTAGGTGCAACAAATTATTTCATTAGAAAGAAAGGGCAATTTATTTACGGAAAGCAAAATCTGTTTAACGGAGCTTTTGGTATAATTCCTGATGAATTTGATGGATTTTTATCTTCTGGAGACGTACCTGCTTTGGATATTAACCATTCAAAAATTAACACTGCATATCTTCTATATTTTTTAGGGAGAGCAGATTTTTACAAAAGATTAGAAGATTTGGCAACAGGTTCTGGAAGTAAACGGATACATGAGACTACATTATTAGGAGTCAAAATAGATTTTCCGACAATTGAAGAGCAACATAAAATAGCTAACTTCTTATTATCTATCGATGGAAAAATTGAAATTGAAACCAATATTTTACAGAAGTTAGAGAGACAAAAGACATACTTTTTAGCCAATTTGTTTATATAA
- a CDS encoding Fic family protein, giving the protein MNYISVSEFAKKWNVPERTVRNYCATGRIKGAFLTGKTWNIPDDAILPEKANKKKFSDNQLLNHLKEQKEMKLKGGIYHRTQIDLTYNSNRIEGSKLTHDQTRYIFETNTIGASKESVNVDDIIETTNHFRCIDLIIDKAKSKLSESFIKELHYLLKSGTSDSRKDWFNVGEYKKLPNEVGGNETCSPKEVTTKMKDLLSGYHSIEQKTFEDIIDFHYQFEIIHPFQDGNGRVGRLIMFKECLANNIVPFIIDEDIKLFYYRGLQEWINIREYLLDTCLTAQDNYKAILQYFEIEFD; this is encoded by the coding sequence ATGAATTATATTTCAGTAAGTGAGTTTGCAAAAAAATGGAATGTTCCAGAACGAACCGTCCGGAATTATTGTGCTACAGGAAGAATTAAAGGAGCTTTTTTAACAGGTAAAACATGGAATATTCCCGATGATGCGATATTACCTGAGAAAGCAAATAAGAAGAAATTTAGTGATAATCAATTACTCAATCATCTCAAAGAACAAAAAGAAATGAAGCTCAAAGGTGGTATTTATCACCGTACGCAAATCGATCTGACTTATAATTCAAACCGGATAGAAGGAAGCAAGTTGACTCATGATCAAACCCGATATATTTTTGAAACAAATACTATCGGAGCTTCTAAAGAAAGCGTTAATGTAGATGACATCATAGAAACAACCAACCACTTTCGATGTATTGATTTAATCATTGATAAGGCAAAATCTAAATTATCAGAATCATTTATAAAGGAATTACATTATCTACTGAAGTCAGGAACATCTGATAGTCGAAAAGACTGGTTTAATGTTGGCGAATACAAAAAACTTCCTAACGAAGTAGGTGGCAATGAAACTTGTTCACCTAAAGAGGTGACGACAAAAATGAAAGATTTACTTTCTGGTTACCACAGTATTGAACAGAAAACTTTTGAAGATATTATAGACTTTCACTACCAGTTTGAAATCATTCACCCTTTTCAGGACGGAAACGGGCGTGTTGGTCGGTTAATCATGTTTAAAGAATGCCTTGCTAATAATATTGTGCCCTTCATTATCGATGAAGATATTAAACTGTTCTACTATAGAGGTTTACAGGAGTGGATTAATATAAGAGAATATTTGTTAGATACTTGTCTTACAGCTCAGGATAATTACAAAGCTATTCTTCAATATTTTGAAATAGAGTTTGATTAG
- a CDS encoding restriction endonuclease subunit S, which produces MKRLREIGETFNGLSGKTKDNFGIGKPYIQYKQIFDSSKIQIGNCGLVEILETENQNNVQYGDVFFTISSETPNEIGMSSVLLDEVSEMYLNSFCFGYRPLSSQILNPLFSSYLFRSSTFRNEIVKLAQGSTRYNMSKIELMKLTILLPCLEEQIFIAKLLYSIELKIETEKKILEEYRSQKQYLLQNLFI; this is translated from the coding sequence CTGAAGAGGTTAAGAGAGATAGGAGAAACTTTTAATGGTCTTTCAGGAAAAACTAAAGACAATTTTGGAATAGGTAAACCATATATTCAGTACAAGCAAATTTTTGATTCGTCCAAAATTCAAATAGGAAATTGTGGACTTGTAGAAATTTTAGAAACTGAAAATCAGAATAATGTGCAATATGGAGATGTGTTTTTTACTATATCCTCTGAAACACCTAATGAGATTGGAATGTCTTCAGTCTTATTAGATGAAGTTAGCGAAATGTACCTAAATAGTTTTTGTTTTGGGTATAGACCTTTATCATCTCAGATTCTTAACCCACTTTTTTCAAGTTATTTATTCAGAAGCTCTACCTTTAGAAATGAAATAGTTAAGTTAGCGCAAGGAAGTACTCGGTATAATATGTCTAAAATTGAATTAATGAAATTGACTATCTTATTACCTTGCTTGGAAGAACAAATTTTTATTGCTAAACTTCTTTATTCCATTGAATTAAAAATAGAAACCGAGAAAAAAATTTTGGAGGAATACCGTTCTCAAAAACAATATTTGTTACAGAACCTGTTTATATAA
- a CDS encoding site-specific integrase, which translates to MEVLSRADQKKIMNYIQEHFTFRNLGVYICLSEGMRIGEVCALTWEDIDTDNGVISVNRTIQRIYVIEEGNRRTELILDTPKTKNSIREIPISKDLLKILKPFKKIVNPSFFVLTNDVKPTEPRTYRSYYKNLMKELNMPELKFHGLRHSFATRCIESNCDYKTVSVLLGHSNISTTLNLYVHPNMEQKKKAIEQMFKALR; encoded by the coding sequence ATTGAAGTATTAAGCCGGGCAGATCAGAAAAAAATAATGAACTATATACAAGAACATTTTACATTCAGAAACTTAGGTGTTTATATCTGTTTGAGTGAAGGTATGCGTATTGGAGAAGTGTGTGCCTTAACCTGGGAGGATATAGACACCGATAATGGAGTTATCAGTGTTAATCGCACAATTCAGCGTATTTATGTGATCGAAGAAGGAAACCGTAGAACGGAACTCATTTTAGATACGCCAAAAACTAAAAACTCTATTCGGGAAATTCCAATCAGTAAAGATTTATTGAAGATATTGAAACCATTTAAAAAAATCGTTAATCCATCATTTTTTGTTCTGACAAACGATGTTAAACCTACAGAACCTCGAACATACCGCAGTTATTATAAAAACTTAATGAAAGAACTCAATATGCCGGAACTAAAATTTCATGGTCTAAGGCATAGCTTCGCCACAAGATGTATCGAAAGTAATTGTGATTACAAAACTGTGAGTGTACTCTTAGGGCATTCCAACATCAGTACCACTTTAAATCTCTATGTTCATCCTAATATGGAGCAAAAGAAGAAAGCAATTGAGCAAATGTTTAAGGCATTAAGGTAG
- a CDS encoding type I restriction endonuclease subunit R, producing the protein MAFTEDNISQIPALKLLINLGYSYLSSSEALQLRENRESNVILTDILRERLMYINDIKIGSKKTKFEPANIEKAIQKIQDIPLSEGLVQACNQIYNLLVFGHALEQSIDGDKKSHTIQYIDWENPANNYYHVSEEFSVLRTGRKDTYRPDIVLFVNGIPLAVIECKSPTIKEPIKQAISQHIRNQQENGIQSLYVYSQVLLATSLLETKYATTNTKEEFWAIWKEKETQFVDSLDRLVNTALSKDIERKLFSNPDIRTKSDHIAYQEKYQQYVAPTQQDIFIQGLLSPERLLTIVKDFILFEAGVVKKIARFQQFFSINKIIERIKPVRNGKRKGGVIWHTQGSGKSLTMAMLARKIQDTINNPQIILVTDRIDLDGQITKTLQKVEVDVINAASGKQLVSLLKGNGDFVITTIINKFDAAVKSLPDNQLTSHNIFVLIDEAHRTQHGIFNVNMEKVLPNACFIVFTGTPLMKKQKNTANKFGGIIDTYPISEAVEDGAIIPILYEGRLAVQDVNRKVLDKSVDMVMEDLEEYQRADLKKKMSRAGLITKTEQNIDQIAFDISKHFQSNWGKDKTGIHSGFRGMVVCPDKLTAVKYKKAFDLIGKVKTEVVMSAPDTRENNEDVHSSESPEVTQYYELLKTKYGQRIDEDIIQQYEKGENIELLIVIDKLLTGFDVPQTIVMYLCRKLREHTLLQAIARVNRVFPGKDYGYIIDYAGIMEELQEALENYSGDDNSFDPKDLAGSLTDISEEINKLPRAHTDLLNIFKTISNKQNIDEYIVFLSDQSIRDDFYNKFNVFARILKVALSSIDFHNQTPEQEIKQYKDDLKKFAGIRVAANSIYLDKISFTQYEKQLQKLLDQHVITEEIIRLVEPLNILDTEAFAEEVEKLVGPRAKAEKIAAATSKYLSINIDANPALFKKLSELISETIAEMRANRLSEIEALRRLTDYKEQAAKGFSDDIPDDIKEKTRNIAVFQLLKQESYLIDKEVEITKMFDEIVTKFEVVDWHKRTDIINKIELDFGDYLMDVFDVSMAKADELTKKLIDIAIANR; encoded by the coding sequence ATGGCTTTTACCGAAGATAATATATCACAAATTCCGGCACTCAAACTACTTATTAATTTGGGGTATAGTTACTTATCTTCCAGCGAAGCCTTACAACTTCGAGAGAATAGAGAAAGTAACGTGATCTTAACTGATATCCTCCGAGAGCGTTTGATGTATATTAATGATATTAAAATCGGAAGCAAAAAAACGAAGTTTGAACCAGCAAATATTGAAAAAGCTATCCAGAAAATTCAGGATATACCGCTTTCTGAGGGATTGGTTCAAGCTTGTAATCAAATCTATAATTTGTTGGTATTTGGACATGCTTTAGAACAATCTATTGATGGTGACAAAAAAAGTCATACCATTCAATATATTGATTGGGAAAATCCTGCTAACAATTATTACCACGTATCGGAAGAATTTTCGGTATTACGTACAGGACGAAAAGATACGTACCGACCTGATATTGTTTTATTTGTCAATGGTATTCCATTAGCTGTTATAGAGTGTAAAAGTCCAACAATTAAAGAACCAATAAAACAGGCAATTTCCCAGCATATCAGGAACCAACAAGAAAATGGTATTCAAAGTTTGTATGTGTATAGTCAGGTATTATTAGCAACGTCTCTGTTAGAAACTAAATATGCCACTACAAACACGAAAGAAGAGTTTTGGGCGATCTGGAAAGAAAAGGAAACACAGTTTGTTGACAGTTTAGATAGATTAGTAAATACCGCTTTATCAAAGGATATAGAAAGAAAACTTTTCTCAAATCCAGATATTAGAACTAAATCAGACCATATTGCATACCAAGAAAAGTATCAACAATACGTAGCACCTACCCAACAGGATATTTTTATCCAAGGTTTGTTAAGTCCTGAGCGTTTATTAACTATTGTTAAGGACTTTATTCTGTTTGAAGCTGGTGTTGTCAAAAAAATTGCCCGCTTTCAGCAGTTCTTTTCCATCAACAAAATCATTGAACGGATAAAACCTGTTCGTAACGGTAAAAGAAAAGGAGGGGTTATCTGGCATACACAAGGTAGCGGAAAATCTTTGACAATGGCAATGCTGGCTCGTAAAATTCAAGACACAATAAATAATCCTCAGATTATTTTAGTAACAGATAGAATTGATTTAGACGGACAGATCACAAAAACATTACAAAAAGTAGAAGTCGATGTCATCAATGCCGCATCTGGTAAACAGTTAGTGAGCTTACTGAAAGGTAATGGGGATTTTGTAATTACCACTATTATTAACAAGTTTGATGCAGCAGTCAAAAGTTTACCAGATAATCAATTAACCAGTCACAATATTTTTGTATTAATTGATGAAGCACACCGAACACAGCATGGTATTTTTAATGTGAATATGGAAAAAGTATTACCTAATGCTTGCTTTATCGTGTTTACAGGAACGCCGTTGATGAAAAAACAAAAGAACACTGCGAATAAATTTGGAGGTATAATAGATACTTACCCCATCTCAGAAGCAGTTGAAGATGGTGCTATTATTCCTATTTTATATGAAGGAAGATTGGCTGTACAGGATGTAAACCGAAAAGTGCTTGATAAAAGTGTGGATATGGTGATGGAAGATCTTGAAGAATATCAACGTGCCGATCTGAAAAAGAAAATGAGCCGGGCAGGGTTGATTACCAAAACGGAACAAAACATTGATCAAATTGCTTTTGATATCAGCAAACATTTTCAGTCAAACTGGGGAAAAGATAAAACTGGAATACATTCAGGTTTCAGAGGAATGGTGGTTTGTCCAGACAAATTAACTGCCGTTAAATACAAGAAAGCATTTGACCTGATCGGGAAAGTAAAAACGGAAGTGGTAATGTCGGCTCCCGATACAAGAGAAAATAATGAAGACGTACACAGCTCTGAATCACCCGAAGTCACTCAATATTATGAGTTATTAAAAACAAAATACGGTCAGCGGATAGATGAAGATATCATACAACAATACGAAAAAGGTGAAAATATTGAATTACTGATTGTTATTGATAAGCTTCTTACCGGGTTTGATGTACCTCAGACGATTGTGATGTATTTATGCCGTAAGTTACGGGAACATACATTGCTTCAGGCAATTGCCAGAGTAAACAGAGTTTTTCCAGGCAAGGATTATGGATACATTATTGATTATGCAGGTATAATGGAAGAGCTTCAGGAAGCTTTGGAGAATTATTCTGGGGATGATAATTCTTTTGATCCAAAAGATCTGGCAGGTTCTTTAACGGATATTTCTGAAGAAATAAATAAATTACCTCGTGCTCATACTGATTTGTTAAATATTTTCAAAACCATTAGCAATAAGCAAAATATCGATGAATATATAGTCTTCTTATCTGACCAGTCTATAAGAGATGATTTCTATAATAAATTTAATGTTTTTGCCAGAATACTAAAGGTAGCATTGTCTTCTATTGACTTTCATAACCAAACACCAGAGCAAGAAATTAAGCAATATAAAGACGATCTTAAAAAATTTGCAGGTATTCGTGTAGCAGCAAATTCGATCTATCTGGATAAAATCAGTTTTACACAATACGAAAAGCAATTGCAAAAATTGCTGGATCAGCACGTCATTACAGAAGAAATCATCCGTTTAGTGGAACCTCTGAATATTCTAGATACGGAAGCCTTTGCTGAAGAAGTTGAAAAACTCGTAGGGCCAAGAGCTAAAGCTGAAAAGATTGCAGCTGCAACTTCAAAATATTTATCGATCAATATTGATGCTAATCCTGCGTTATTCAAAAAACTATCTGAACTAATCAGCGAAACTATTGCAGAAATGCGTGCGAATCGTCTGTCTGAAATTGAAGCATTAAGAAGGTTGACCGACTATAAAGAACAAGCTGCAAAAGGTTTTTCTGATGATATTCCAGATGATATTAAAGAAAAAACTAGAAATATTGCTGTTTTTCAACTGCTAAAGCAAGAAAGTTATTTAATCGATAAAGAAGTAGAAATTACAAAAATGTTTGATGAAATTGTTACAAAATTTGAAGTTGTAGATTGGCATAAACGCACTGACATTATCAATAAAATCGAATTAGATTTTGGAGATTATTTAATGGATGTCTTTGATGTTTCTATGGCTAAGGCAGATGAATTAACAAAAAAATTAATTGATATTGCCATCGCAAACAGATAA
- a CDS encoding M48 family metallopeptidase yields MKESIQYGKQKIEFELQYSNRKTIGIKILPDTSVFVVAPLEISLGKIKESLLKKAHWICKQQSYFLNFDATEISYEIKSGYSILYLGRQYKLVVEKSEKEEVTYKGNLFLITVKNKEKAQMFFDEWLKQRAYSKISEIAKPIIKKFSERFKAPNDIYFQDMPTRWGSCTIKNKLIFNPKLIHTPKRCIEYVIMHELCHTVHKHHNQDFFDLLTLMMPDWEKRKEKLNSFA; encoded by the coding sequence ATGAAAGAAAGCATTCAATACGGAAAACAAAAGATAGAATTTGAATTACAATACTCTAATCGCAAAACGATTGGTATTAAAATATTGCCAGACACTTCTGTCTTTGTTGTAGCTCCATTAGAAATATCGTTGGGAAAAATTAAAGAATCACTTTTAAAAAAAGCCCACTGGATATGCAAACAACAGTCTTATTTCTTGAATTTTGATGCAACAGAAATTTCCTATGAAATAAAATCGGGGTATTCTATTTTATATTTAGGAAGGCAGTATAAATTAGTTGTTGAAAAATCTGAGAAGGAAGAAGTCACCTACAAAGGAAATCTGTTTTTAATTACAGTAAAAAATAAGGAAAAAGCACAGATGTTTTTCGATGAGTGGTTAAAACAAAGAGCATACAGTAAAATAAGCGAAATAGCAAAACCTATCATTAAAAAATTTTCAGAACGCTTCAAGGCTCCGAATGACATTTATTTTCAGGATATGCCCACCCGATGGGGAAGTTGTACTATTAAAAATAAACTTATCTTCAATCCTAAATTAATTCACACTCCTAAAAGGTGTATTGAGTATGTCATTATGCATGAATTGTGTCATACGGTTCATAAACACCATAATCAGGATTTTTTTGATTTACTCACTTTGATGATGCCTGATTGGGAGAAAAGAAAGGAAAAATTAAATTCATTTGCCTGA
- the mobB gene encoding conjugal transfer protein MobB — MIAKIGKGSNMYGAILYNQQKVYKENGAVLLLNKIPDTVDGKYSVAYFKKCFEPYLSANIKTEKTVRHISLNPDPADKVSDEQFTEMAQEYMERMGYGNQPYIVFKHTDIDRTHIHIVSTCVDIDGKKIPDAYDHPRSMAICRDLETKYNLQKATEQEQKQTDKIFKKVEQQKGDIKSQIASVVRHLPKYYQYTSLGTYNALLSFFNITAEEIKGERNGEPVHGLVYFALNDKGEKVSNPFKASLFGKDAGVAQLQKHFEHSKEKMKTNPARSVLKNTVELAIHTTNNESEFKKQLTEEGINTVVRRNSEGRIYGMTFIDHENRSVWNGSQLDRNLSANVFNDWWNNGNKPELKIQDSPVSNTNTIDHQPTKDLFEFISQEHSANSDLGLFNLLPDAQGEDYEEEQFAKQMKRKKNRRI; from the coding sequence ATGATTGCAAAAATTGGAAAGGGAAGCAATATGTATGGAGCGATTTTGTACAATCAACAGAAAGTATATAAAGAAAACGGAGCGGTTCTGCTCTTGAACAAGATACCTGACACAGTTGACGGCAAGTATTCCGTAGCCTATTTTAAAAAATGCTTTGAGCCGTATTTATCGGCAAACATCAAAACGGAAAAGACGGTACGCCATATTTCGCTGAACCCAGATCCTGCGGATAAGGTCAGCGATGAGCAGTTTACGGAAATGGCACAGGAGTATATGGAACGTATGGGGTATGGTAATCAACCTTATATTGTTTTCAAGCATACGGATATTGACCGAACACATATACACATTGTTTCAACCTGTGTAGACATTGACGGTAAGAAAATTCCTGATGCTTACGACCATCCACGCTCAATGGCTATTTGTCGGGATTTGGAAACGAAATACAACCTGCAAAAAGCCACCGAGCAAGAGCAGAAACAAACCGATAAGATTTTCAAAAAAGTGGAACAGCAGAAAGGCGACATTAAAAGTCAGATTGCTTCGGTAGTACGGCATTTGCCGAAATATTATCAGTACACAAGTCTTGGAACATACAACGCTTTACTTTCGTTTTTTAATATCACGGCAGAGGAAATAAAGGGCGAACGCAACGGAGAACCTGTACACGGATTAGTATATTTCGCTTTGAACGACAAGGGAGAAAAGGTAAGCAATCCATTCAAAGCATCGCTATTCGGAAAAGATGCAGGCGTTGCACAACTTCAAAAACATTTTGAGCACTCCAAAGAGAAAATGAAAACTAACCCTGCAAGGTCTGTCCTAAAGAATACCGTTGAATTGGCTATACACACCACAAACAACGAAAGTGAATTTAAAAAGCAATTGACTGAGGAGGGTATTAATACGGTTGTGAGACGTAATAGTGAAGGACGAATTTACGGTATGACCTTTATTGACCACGAAAACCGTAGCGTTTGGAACGGCTCACAATTAGACAGAAACTTGTCGGCAAACGTATTCAACGATTGGTGGAACAACGGAAATAAACCCGAATTGAAGATACAGGATAGCCCTGTTTCCAATACCAACACGATAGACCACCAACCAACGAAAGACCTTTTTGAGTTTATCTCTCAGGAGCATTCAGCTAATTCCGATTTGGGATTGTTCAACTTGCTACCCGATGCACAGGGTGAAGATTACGAGGAGGAACAGTTTGCTAAACAAATGAAGAGAAAGAAGAATAGGCGAATCTAA